In the Leptolyngbya sp. CCY15150 genome, TATCCATTGAGCTCAACCCAACCAATATCCGCGCTTGGATCAACCAAGGCATCACCTTCCGCGATATGGGGATGTATGAACATGCTCTGGAAAACTTCGACGTGGCGCTGCACCTAGTGGAGCCGGGTAGCTGCCTACAGGGGCATGTCTATGCAGAACGGGGACGGGTTCAGCACCTGAATGGTGACTGGAACTGCGCGGTGGCAGACTATAACAAGGCGATCGCTTATTTACCTCAGCCTATCCCGCCATTTAACACCACCTCGATTCGCCTGCGGGTTCAGGTTGAAGTGTGGCTCGATGATCTGCTGTCGCCTTTGCAGTCCTAGTTCCTCGTTGGAGACAGCTAGTATGGAAGGTAAATGAAGATTTGCAGGTTAAGGAACGAATTCGAGTAAACCAAATCTGGGTATAAACATCTTGCTCAGCCCGATTCGAGGCAAAACGGTGAAGTCGTTAGCGTTGCTGATGTTTGAGATGAATCCATTTCTGAACAGCCCATGATGCAACGGTTGGTTCAGTGAATTCATCCCTCATCATCTAGTGGTCAAAAATAGGCTGAGTCAAATGGAATAGTGTAGGTAAACAAGGTTTTGTCTCTCCTTTTTGAAAGCGGGTGATGGGACTCGAACCCACGATATTCAGCTTGGGAAGCTGACACATTTCCTTGATATACAAGGCTTTTAGGTAAGGATTTTTAGGCTCATACCAATTCTATACCAGTTTTCAGTCTGGTGTTGAGGACATTCATTGATAAGCTTTAGGGCATTCCTAGGTGATGCTCATGAACCGTCCACTTCGATTAACAAAACCCCCAGATGACATCGTCACGGCGACAATAGGCCTATTAACTCAGGAGCACACCGGGCAAATCGAGAACATCTGGGAAGGCATTCTGCGGGAGACAGAGCAGCCTGACGCTAGTTGGGACTGGGCCTATAAGTTACGACTAGCTGTCAATGATGATCGCTATGAAGCTTACGGCATCGAGTTTGAGGCGCTACTTCAAGGCGTCATCTTGCTCGAAACGCAATGGCACCGCTCCTGGTTGCCGCAACGGTTTCCTCTGGTCTATGTTGAATACTTAGCCTCTGCGCCGTGGAATCGCCGGTTACTCGAAGATCCTCCCTATCTGATTGGGGTCGGACGGGCACTCGTACTCTTTGCCCGTCAGCGCAGTGTGGAGTTAGGTTATGGTGGTCGCATCGGTCTACATGCGCTGCCGGGTGCGGAAGCTTTCTATCGACGTTACAATATGCCGG is a window encoding:
- a CDS encoding GNAT family N-acetyltransferase, with amino-acid sequence MNRPLRLTKPPDDIVTATIGLLTQEHTGQIENIWEGILRETEQPDASWDWAYKLRLAVNDDRYEAYGIEFEALLQGVILLETQWHRSWLPQRFPLVYVEYLASAPWNRRLLEDPPYLIGVGRALVLFARQRSVELGYGGRIGLHALPGAEAFYRRYNMPDYGPDRDKDGLVYFEYAALTL